Proteins co-encoded in one Dyella japonica A8 genomic window:
- the phbB gene encoding acetoacetyl-CoA reductase produces MSTNSRTARVALVTGGIGGLGTEICRQLAQAGRQVIAVDLAGREERLRSFQQETADLNGAVRFEHADVSQFDSCAELIGRIEQEHGGVDILVNAAGITRDTSLRKMTPQQWHELMRVNLDGVFNMCRNVVEGMSTRGFGRIVNLSSVNGQTGQFGQTNYSAAKAGVHGFGMALARETARKGITVNTVSPGYCDTPLVAAVPQDIREQIIADIPVGRLGSPGDIARAVAFLTADDAGYITGANLPVNGGYFMSF; encoded by the coding sequence ATGAGCACGAACTCCCGCACTGCGCGCGTTGCCCTGGTCACGGGCGGCATCGGCGGCCTTGGCACCGAGATCTGTCGCCAGCTGGCACAAGCGGGGCGCCAAGTGATCGCCGTGGACCTTGCCGGCCGCGAGGAGCGTCTCCGCTCCTTCCAGCAGGAAACGGCCGACCTCAACGGTGCGGTGCGATTCGAGCACGCCGACGTCAGCCAGTTTGACAGCTGCGCTGAGCTGATCGGCCGCATCGAACAGGAGCACGGCGGCGTGGACATCCTGGTCAACGCCGCCGGCATCACCCGCGACACCAGCCTGCGCAAAATGACGCCGCAGCAGTGGCACGAACTGATGCGCGTGAACCTGGACGGCGTGTTCAACATGTGCCGCAACGTGGTGGAAGGCATGAGCACGCGCGGCTTCGGCCGCATCGTCAACCTGAGTTCGGTCAACGGCCAGACCGGCCAGTTCGGTCAGACCAACTACTCCGCCGCCAAGGCCGGCGTGCACGGCTTCGGCATGGCGCTGGCCCGCGAAACGGCGCGCAAGGGCATCACGGTGAATACGGTGTCGCCGGGTTATTGCGATACCCCGTTGGTGGCCGCCGTGCCGCAGGACATCCGCGAGCAGATCATCGCCGACATCCCGGTCGGCCGCCTGGGTTCGCCGGGAGACATTGCCCGCGCCGTAGCCTTCCTCACCGCCGACGACGCCGGCTACATCACGGGTGCCAACCTGCCGGTCAACGGTGGGTATTTCATGAGCTTCTGA
- the phaR gene encoding polyhydroxyalkanoate synthesis repressor PhaR, whose translation MAQTIRIIKKYPNRRLYDTEISSYITLEEVRQLVLDGETFEVRDAKSGEDLTRSVLLQIISEHEEKGQPMLSPQLLSQIIRFYGDSLQGFMGPYLERSLQVFLDQQQQFRTQLNSLLGQTPWSMLNDLTERNMEAWRNMQRGLLDTATQTQTPPRGTTKKPG comes from the coding sequence ATGGCACAAACGATCCGCATCATCAAGAAGTATCCGAACCGTCGGCTCTACGACACGGAAATCTCCAGCTACATCACGCTGGAAGAGGTCCGTCAGTTGGTGTTGGACGGCGAAACCTTCGAAGTCCGCGACGCCAAGAGCGGTGAGGATCTCACCCGCTCGGTGCTGCTGCAGATCATCTCTGAGCACGAGGAAAAGGGGCAGCCGATGCTGTCGCCCCAGCTGCTCAGCCAGATCATCCGTTTCTACGGTGATTCGCTGCAGGGCTTCATGGGCCCGTACCTCGAGCGCAGCCTGCAGGTCTTCCTGGACCAGCAGCAGCAGTTCCGCACGCAGCTCAACAGCCTGCTCGGCCAGACGCCCTGGTCCATGCTCAACGACCTGACCGAGCGCAACATGGAAGCCTGGCGCAACATGCAGCGCGGCCTGCTCGACACGGCCACGCAGACCCAGACCCCGCCGCGCGGCACGACCAAGAAGCCGGGCTGA
- a CDS encoding DHA2 family efflux MFS transporter permease subunit, whose translation MADHSNEEKTSEGLPPLHGTALVLLTIAVAFSTFMEVLDMTIVNVAVPHIAGSLGVSANEGTWTISSYSLASAIMQPLTGWIARRFGEVKTFVVSVALFVVFSMMCGLATSMPMLVFARLMQGAGSGPMVALSLTLLLASYPKAKQGIALALWAMTVVVAPIFGPILGGWLTDNFSWPWIFYINLPVGVLAGVITWTLLHKRETKTFQSPIDVVGLVLLVAGVGCLQFMLDNGNDHDWFASPLIATLGIIALVCLTFLVVWELHAKHPVVDLSLFKQRNFTAGVIALSLGMFAFFGINVVFPLWLQTTLGYTATWAGLATAPVGILAFLLSPVIGRNMQKLELRAVVTFAFVVFASTSYWFSTFDSGASFSTLVLPRFVMGVAIPCFFIPLNQIYLSGLPASEIASASGLANFFRTLGSSVSTAVTVTLWQHRGILHHATLTENVTNASQPATQVVGQLTHGGLGQTQALGVVDQLVNKEALTLAVNDIFLLCAVLFIVLIPVIWLAKPPFGSAGGPAH comes from the coding sequence ATGGCTGACCATTCCAACGAAGAAAAGACCTCCGAAGGCTTGCCGCCTTTGCACGGCACCGCGCTGGTCCTGTTGACCATCGCGGTCGCGTTCAGCACCTTCATGGAGGTGCTGGACATGACCATCGTCAACGTGGCCGTGCCGCATATCGCGGGCAGCCTTGGCGTCAGCGCCAACGAAGGCACCTGGACGATCAGTTCGTACTCGCTGGCCAGCGCGATCATGCAGCCGCTCACTGGCTGGATCGCGCGACGCTTCGGCGAGGTGAAGACCTTCGTCGTCTCGGTCGCCCTGTTCGTCGTCTTCTCGATGATGTGCGGCCTGGCCACCTCGATGCCGATGCTGGTGTTCGCCCGCCTGATGCAGGGCGCCGGTTCCGGCCCGATGGTGGCGCTGTCGCTCACCCTGCTGCTGGCGAGCTACCCGAAAGCCAAGCAGGGCATCGCGCTGGCGCTGTGGGCCATGACGGTGGTGGTGGCGCCGATCTTCGGCCCCATCCTGGGCGGCTGGCTGACGGACAACTTCTCCTGGCCGTGGATCTTCTACATCAACCTGCCGGTGGGCGTGCTCGCGGGTGTGATCACCTGGACCCTGCTGCACAAGCGCGAGACCAAGACGTTCCAGTCGCCCATCGACGTGGTGGGCCTGGTATTGCTGGTCGCTGGCGTGGGCTGCCTGCAGTTCATGCTGGACAACGGCAACGACCATGACTGGTTCGCCTCGCCGCTGATCGCCACGCTGGGCATCATAGCGCTGGTCTGCCTGACCTTCCTGGTGGTGTGGGAACTGCACGCCAAACACCCGGTGGTGGACCTGAGCCTGTTCAAGCAGCGCAACTTCACGGCCGGTGTCATCGCACTGTCGTTGGGCATGTTCGCCTTCTTCGGCATCAACGTGGTGTTCCCACTGTGGCTGCAGACCACGCTGGGCTACACGGCGACATGGGCGGGCCTGGCCACGGCGCCGGTGGGCATCCTCGCCTTCCTGCTGTCGCCGGTGATCGGCCGCAACATGCAGAAGCTGGAACTGCGCGCGGTGGTGACGTTCGCCTTCGTGGTGTTCGCAAGCACGTCGTACTGGTTCTCCACCTTCGACAGCGGCGCGTCGTTCTCCACGCTGGTGCTGCCGCGCTTCGTGATGGGCGTGGCCATCCCCTGCTTCTTCATCCCGCTCAACCAGATCTACCTGTCGGGACTCCCTGCCAGCGAGATCGCCAGCGCCAGTGGCCTGGCCAACTTCTTCCGCACGCTGGGCTCCAGCGTATCCACTGCGGTCACGGTGACGCTGTGGCAGCACCGCGGCATCCTGCATCACGCCACGCTGACCGAGAACGTGACCAACGCCAGCCAGCCCGCCACGCAGGTCGTGGGACAGCTGACGCACGGTGGCCTGGGACAGACCCAGGCGCTGGGGGTGGTGGACCAGTTGGTGAACAAGGAAGCCCTCACCCTGGCAGTGAATGACATCTTCCTGCTGTGCGCCGTCCTGTTCATCGTGCTGATCCCGGTGATCTGGCTGGCCAAGCCACCGTTCGGCTCGGCGGGCGGACCGGCACACTGA
- a CDS encoding efflux RND transporter periplasmic adaptor subunit — MSATESAVNKNGNDSGMAAKDPAKRRRALLIVTLVFLAAVAAWVLLWLFVFSTRETTDNAYVGGNQVAISAQVPGTVVAILADDTQRVEAGQILVKFDNTDADVRLQQASSTLGQAVRQVRQQTDSATSADAQVAKAKVDLKKAQADLARRAPLIAAQAEAPETVQHLRDTVDQAQASLDSAQAQAYAAHAAIEGTVIANNPSVVQARANFRAAWIAAQRNNIYAPVTGYVAQRSVQVGNSVQPGQQLMTVVPLHNLWVDANFKENQLRKIRVGQPAKIEADVYGGSVEFHGKVIGLGAGTGSVFSLLPAQNATGNWIKVVQRVPVRIALDDKELDDHPLRVGLSTDVTVDITNDKGPMNAAPGNGQPVAQTTVYDQMASKADEEAEKIIRANLSPRDAN; from the coding sequence ATGAGCGCCACTGAATCCGCCGTCAACAAGAACGGCAATGACAGCGGCATGGCCGCCAAGGATCCGGCCAAGCGCCGTCGTGCGCTGCTGATCGTTACCCTTGTGTTCCTTGCCGCCGTGGCGGCATGGGTACTGCTGTGGCTGTTCGTGTTCTCCACCCGCGAAACCACCGACAACGCCTACGTGGGCGGCAACCAGGTGGCGATCTCCGCCCAGGTGCCGGGCACCGTGGTGGCCATCCTCGCCGACGACACGCAGCGCGTGGAAGCCGGCCAGATCCTGGTGAAGTTCGACAACACCGATGCCGACGTCCGCCTGCAGCAGGCCAGCAGCACGCTCGGCCAGGCCGTGCGCCAGGTACGCCAGCAGACCGATTCGGCCACCAGCGCAGACGCCCAGGTGGCCAAGGCCAAGGTGGACCTGAAGAAGGCCCAGGCCGATCTTGCCCGTCGCGCCCCGCTGATCGCCGCCCAGGCGGAAGCACCGGAAACCGTGCAGCACCTGCGCGACACCGTCGACCAGGCACAGGCCTCGCTTGATTCGGCGCAGGCCCAGGCGTATGCCGCGCATGCCGCCATCGAAGGCACCGTCATCGCGAACAACCCGTCGGTGGTGCAGGCCCGCGCGAATTTCCGCGCCGCCTGGATCGCCGCGCAGCGCAACAACATCTACGCGCCGGTGACGGGCTATGTCGCCCAGCGCAGCGTGCAGGTGGGCAACAGTGTGCAGCCGGGCCAGCAGCTGATGACGGTAGTGCCGCTGCACAACCTGTGGGTCGATGCCAACTTCAAGGAAAACCAGCTGCGCAAGATCCGCGTGGGCCAGCCGGCCAAGATCGAAGCCGACGTCTACGGCGGCAGCGTCGAATTCCACGGTAAGGTGATCGGCCTGGGCGCCGGCACGGGCAGCGTGTTCTCGCTGCTTCCGGCGCAGAACGCCACGGGCAACTGGATCAAGGTGGTGCAGCGCGTGCCGGTGCGTATCGCGCTGGACGACAAGGAGCTCGACGATCATCCGCTGCGCGTGGGCCTGTCCACCGACGTCACCGTCGACATCACCAACGACAAGGGCCCGATGAACGCCGCTCCCGGCAACGGCCAGCCCGTGGCGCAGACCACGGTGTACGACCAGATGGCCAGCAAGGCCGACGAAGAGGCCGAGAAGATCATCAGGGCCAACCTCAGCCCGCGCGACGCAAACTGA
- a CDS encoding efflux transporter outer membrane subunit, translated as MTSLRSFRHGPGRRALLACAVAIAVAGCSIPAKLNRPPIRDDVPLAGLDTGQRAGWPDTAWWKSYNDPQLNELVELAMQGSPDLQQARSRVDSAQQSIRAATAQAGLSVSGSAQVERQRLSETGLIPPKFLGFTWYNQGDLGVQAQYDFDFWGKKRNTIEGAVDQAHAAEAQSSAAALAIQTNVADTYFGWLADQSRITLARQAVQTAEQLEQIAALRVKQGVDRPDTLLSARAQTASARQTLVAIESSARIRQAALASLCGVSPAQLPTLQPRPLPAVTTGLPDNVGVDLIARRPDIAASLWQVEAALRQTDVARAQFYPDISISAMAGLSSIDLDKMFNAGSRVFSLAPALHLPIFTGGLLEANYGVSKAQLDAAVAQYNSTVLSAARDVATQSLTADQIEGRRKEQAREIAANQQLLATAQSRVQRGVTDRRETLGAQVQLLQQQDNDVSLQAQALSTDISLIKALGGGYRASLPAQASSDRPSSPLNLSGDAPNERH; from the coding sequence ATGACCTCACTCCGCTCTTTCCGCCACGGACCCGGCCGTCGCGCGCTGCTTGCCTGCGCCGTCGCCATCGCCGTGGCGGGCTGCTCCATTCCGGCCAAGCTGAACCGGCCACCCATCCGCGATGACGTGCCTCTCGCCGGCCTCGACACGGGCCAACGCGCCGGCTGGCCCGACACGGCGTGGTGGAAGTCATACAACGATCCGCAGCTCAACGAACTCGTCGAACTGGCGATGCAAGGCTCGCCTGACCTGCAGCAGGCGCGCTCACGCGTGGATTCCGCGCAGCAGTCCATTCGCGCGGCCACCGCGCAGGCCGGACTCAGCGTCAGCGGCAGCGCACAGGTCGAGCGCCAGCGCCTGAGCGAAACCGGCCTGATTCCGCCGAAATTCCTCGGTTTCACCTGGTACAACCAGGGTGACCTTGGCGTGCAGGCGCAGTACGACTTCGACTTCTGGGGCAAGAAGCGCAACACCATCGAAGGCGCCGTGGACCAGGCGCACGCCGCCGAGGCACAGAGCAGTGCCGCGGCCCTCGCCATCCAGACCAACGTCGCCGACACCTACTTCGGCTGGCTCGCCGACCAGTCGCGCATCACCCTCGCCAGACAGGCCGTGCAGACGGCCGAGCAGTTGGAGCAGATCGCGGCGTTGCGCGTGAAGCAAGGCGTCGACCGCCCGGACACGCTCCTGTCGGCCAGGGCACAGACGGCGTCCGCACGCCAGACGCTGGTGGCCATCGAAAGCTCCGCCCGCATTCGCCAGGCCGCGCTCGCCAGCCTGTGCGGCGTATCCCCCGCCCAGCTGCCGACGCTGCAGCCGCGCCCGCTGCCCGCTGTCACCACCGGCCTGCCCGACAACGTGGGCGTGGACCTGATCGCCCGTCGCCCCGACATTGCCGCCAGCCTGTGGCAGGTCGAAGCCGCACTGCGTCAAACCGACGTGGCGCGCGCGCAGTTCTATCCGGATATCAGCATCAGCGCGATGGCCGGCCTGTCGAGCATCGATCTCGACAAGATGTTCAACGCCGGCAGCCGCGTGTTCAGCCTGGCGCCTGCACTTCACCTGCCGATTTTCACCGGCGGGCTGCTGGAAGCGAACTACGGCGTCAGCAAGGCGCAGCTCGATGCCGCCGTGGCGCAGTACAACAGCACGGTGCTCAGCGCGGCCCGTGACGTCGCCACGCAAAGCCTCACCGCCGACCAGATCGAAGGCCGCCGCAAGGAACAGGCCCGCGAGATCGCCGCCAATCAGCAATTGCTCGCCACCGCGCAATCGCGCGTGCAACGCGGCGTGACCGATCGCCGCGAAACACTGGGCGCACAGGTGCAGTTGCTGCAGCAGCAGGACAACGACGTGAGCCTGCAGGCGCAGGCCCTGTCCACCGATATCTCGCTGATCAAGGCCCTGGGTGGCGGCTACCGCGCCAGCCTGCCGGCGCAGGCTTCCAGCGACCGCCCCTCTTCCCCTTTGAACCTTTCCGGAGACGCCCCGAATGAGCGCCACTGA